In the genome of Streptomyces sp. NBC_00190, one region contains:
- a CDS encoding DUF742 domain-containing protein, translating to MTPPPAYPDAYGDSYSEGDQPLVRPYAMTGGRTRPRYQLAIEALVSTTADPMHMSGLLPEHQRICTLCREVKSVAEVSALLSMPLGVARILVADLAEAGMVAIHQPGNGEAGGTPDVTLLERVLSGLRNI from the coding sequence ATGACCCCGCCCCCCGCCTACCCCGATGCGTACGGAGATTCGTACTCGGAAGGCGATCAGCCGCTGGTGCGTCCCTACGCGATGACCGGTGGCCGGACCCGGCCCCGCTACCAGCTCGCCATAGAGGCCCTGGTCAGCACCACGGCCGATCCGATGCACATGTCCGGCCTCCTTCCGGAGCACCAGCGCATCTGCACCCTGTGCCGCGAGGTCAAGTCGGTCGCGGAGGTCTCCGCGCTGCTGTCGATGCCGCTCGGTGTCGCCCGGATCCTCGTGGCCGACCTGGCGGAGGCCGGAATGGTGGCCATCCACCAGCCGGGCAATGGAGAGGCCGGCGGCACGCCCGATGTAACACTGCTCGAAAGGGTGCTCAGTGGCCTTCGGAACATCTAG
- a CDS encoding GTP-binding protein has translation MAFGTSSGGAAPRSTTSAKIVVAGGFGVGKTTFVGAVSEINPLRTEAVMTSASAGIDDLTHTGDKTTTTVAMDFGRITLDQDLILYLFGTPGQDRFWFMWDDLVRGAIGAIVLVDTRRLADCFPAVDYFENSGLPFVVALNGFEGHQPYTPEEVREALQIGPGAPIITTDARHRADAKSALITLVEHALMARLK, from the coding sequence GTGGCCTTCGGAACATCTAGCGGTGGAGCGGCTCCCCGCTCCACCACCTCCGCCAAGATCGTGGTGGCGGGCGGCTTCGGCGTGGGCAAGACCACGTTCGTCGGAGCCGTGTCCGAGATCAACCCGCTGCGTACCGAAGCGGTCATGACCTCCGCGAGCGCGGGGATCGACGACCTCACGCACACCGGCGACAAGACGACCACGACCGTCGCGATGGACTTCGGCCGCATCACGCTGGACCAGGACCTGATCCTGTACCTCTTCGGTACGCCGGGCCAGGACCGCTTCTGGTTCATGTGGGACGACCTGGTCCGTGGTGCCATCGGGGCGATCGTGCTCGTGGACACGCGCCGGCTCGCCGACTGCTTCCCCGCCGTCGACTACTTCGAGAACAGCGGCCTGCCGTTCGTCGTGGCCCTCAACGGCTTCGAGGGACACCAGCCGTACACCCCGGAGGAAGTCCGCGAGGCCCTGCAGATCGGCCCCGGCGCCCCCATCATCACCACCGACGCCCGCCACCGCGCGGACGCCAAGAGCGCGCTCATCACGCTCGTCGAGCACGCGCTCATGGCGCGGCTCAAGTAG
- a CDS encoding roadblock/LC7 domain-containing protein, producing MSQAAQNLNWLITNFVDNTPGVSHTVVVSADGLLLAMSDGFPRDRADQLAAVASGLTSLTAGASRIFEGGAVNQTVVEMDRGFLFLMSVSDGSSLAVLAHPECDIGLVGYEMALLVDRAGSVLTPDLRAELQGSLLS from the coding sequence ATGAGCCAGGCGGCACAGAACCTGAACTGGTTGATCACCAACTTCGTGGACAACACCCCTGGGGTGTCCCACACCGTGGTGGTCTCCGCCGACGGACTCCTTCTGGCGATGTCCGACGGTTTCCCCCGCGACCGCGCCGATCAGCTGGCGGCCGTGGCCTCCGGTCTGACCTCGCTGACCGCCGGTGCCTCCCGCATCTTCGAGGGTGGCGCCGTCAACCAGACCGTGGTCGAGATGGACCGGGGATTCCTCTTCCTCATGTCGGTCTCCGACGGGTCCTCCCTGGCCGTACTGGCGCACCCCGAGTGCGACATCGGCCTCGTCGGCTACGAAATGGCCCTCCTGGTGGACCGTGCCGGCAGCGTCCTCACTCCGGACCTGCGCGCGGAACTGCAGGGCAGCCTGCTCAGCTGA
- a CDS encoding roadblock/LC7 domain-containing protein → MSQAAQNLNWLITNFVDNTPGVSHTVVVSADGLLLAMSDGFPRDRADQLAAVASGLTSLTAGASRIFEGGAVNQTVVEMDRGFLFLMSVSDGSSLAVLAHPECDIGLVGYEMALLVDRAGSVLTPDLRAELQGSLLN, encoded by the coding sequence ATGAGCCAGGCGGCACAGAACCTGAACTGGTTGATCACCAACTTCGTGGACAACACCCCTGGGGTGTCCCACACCGTGGTGGTCTCCGCCGACGGACTCCTTCTGGCGATGTCCGACGGGTTTCCGCGCGACCGCGCCGATCAGCTGGCGGCCGTGGCCTCCGGTCTGACCTCGCTGACCGCCGGTGCCTCCCGCATCTTCGAGGGTGGCGCCGTCAACCAGACCGTGGTCGAGATGGACCGGGGATTCCTTTTCCTCATGTCCGTCTCGGACGGATCCTCGCTCGCGGTGCTCGCGCACCCCGAGTGCGACATCGGCCTCGTCGGCTACGAGATGGCCCTGCTGGTGGACCGTGCGGGCAGTGTCCTCACTCCGGACCTGCGCGCCGAGCTGCAGGGAAGTCTTCTCAACTAG
- a CDS encoding sensor histidine kinase, which translates to MQGRFKRDGSAAAEQEPRGGTDRGSSPQHAQNRGPAVEGAGPDSSASVKAKGRGKSVKTKAKAGSVEQDVAIPKAPSGPGSRLHMQNWRISTRLVSLLTLPVVAATTLGGVRINDSLNDIAQLEHMQLLTTMTRQATNLAAALQEERDKSAGPLSVPGAGKANSTVTNVRDTTDAAAKAFAAATDKVDSTEDKDETLKSIRNNILQIGRQLTLIEDIRSKAYQNGAQQTVTEYNSLIVSLLSLSQDMAQATSSPEMIKRTRALAAFSAAKEYASVQRAIIAASLPDSAEKQGELKENDRLYALSALKGEQQSKKTFELVYQGKSEELLASLGDGNTEIGTADHYARRVLSTKDQFLKEKNRSWMDWYDADDTKLQAMKVIELTLLEDMEQKARELKNESQQDAIINGALILLVLGVSLVGAFVMARSMIRSLRRLQDTATRVAQDRLPELVKQLSESDPQDVDTSVESVGLHTRDEIGQVAAAFDDVHREAVRLAAEQALLRGNVNAMFTNLSRRSQGLIQRQLSLISELESREADPDQLSSLFRLDHLATRMRRNGENLLVLAGEEPGRRWTRPVPLVDVLRAAASEVEQYERIELASVPGTDVAGRVVNDLVHLLAELLENATSFSSPQTKVKVTGHALPDGRVLVEIHDTGIGLSPEDLAAINERLASPPTVDVSVSRRMGLFVVGRLSLRHGIRIQLRPSDSGGTTALVMLPVDVAQGGKKPAPMAGQGGQGGPGGAQGGPGGQASGPGAGARPPVGAAPQRGQVSGGGQRAALPGRDGGPGQQRQQGGPGAPGARPQAGPTTAGQGQGGFGSGAPLAGRGPQARPAAAPTASGQGGFPQGNGFERPQQPQQAPQQRPQQQPAAPAAPASRGGRPQLPPRGGARPELPGPQTTSWGADQARGHDELSGPGSTAEFARPDFNAPMPQADSLGSTTGQFERPDVRGPLDPSSTGQFERPAGYQPQRPGGPGVGGFARQPQAPQQPQAQAQYQQPQAPQQGGDYAPVAPRRPEAPGLPQAPRPEALPPAQGSGDARSPIFDTLESNWFREEGQQPPAQAPAVPQQPQQSAPAAPAPLPQRGQEFAAEPAAAATGAMPTVSWKSSPNDELMRQAERVRQPAAGGITTSGLPRRVPRANLVAGTAQQQAEAQAGPQVSRAPDDVRGRLTNLRRGIQQGRQAGNSGPATGSYHIDPTYQQER; encoded by the coding sequence GTGCAGGGACGATTCAAGAGGGATGGCAGCGCTGCGGCGGAGCAGGAGCCGCGCGGCGGGACCGATCGTGGCTCCTCGCCCCAGCACGCCCAGAACCGCGGGCCGGCTGTCGAAGGCGCAGGCCCCGACTCCTCCGCCTCGGTGAAGGCGAAGGGCCGAGGGAAGTCCGTCAAGACCAAGGCCAAGGCCGGGTCGGTCGAGCAGGACGTGGCGATACCGAAGGCCCCCAGTGGGCCCGGTTCCCGCCTCCACATGCAGAACTGGCGCATCAGCACGCGACTGGTGTCGCTGCTGACCCTGCCGGTCGTCGCCGCCACCACGCTGGGTGGCGTCCGTATCAACGACTCGCTCAACGACATCGCGCAGCTGGAGCACATGCAGCTGCTCACGACGATGACCCGGCAGGCGACCAACCTCGCCGCCGCGCTCCAGGAGGAGCGCGACAAGTCCGCGGGTCCTCTGTCGGTCCCCGGGGCGGGCAAGGCCAACAGCACCGTCACGAACGTCCGTGACACCACCGACGCCGCCGCCAAGGCCTTCGCCGCCGCGACCGACAAGGTCGACAGCACGGAGGACAAGGACGAGACGCTCAAGTCGATCCGCAACAACATCCTGCAGATCGGCCGCCAGCTCACCCTCATCGAGGACATCCGCAGCAAGGCGTACCAGAACGGCGCCCAGCAGACGGTCACCGAGTACAACAGCCTGATCGTCTCGCTGCTGTCGCTCTCCCAGGACATGGCGCAGGCCACCTCCAGCCCGGAGATGATCAAGCGCACGCGCGCCCTGGCGGCCTTCTCCGCCGCCAAGGAGTACGCCTCCGTCCAGCGCGCGATCATCGCCGCCTCGCTCCCCGACAGCGCCGAGAAGCAGGGCGAGCTGAAGGAGAACGACCGCCTTTACGCGCTCTCCGCGCTCAAGGGCGAGCAGCAGTCGAAGAAGACCTTCGAACTCGTCTACCAGGGCAAGTCCGAGGAGCTCCTCGCGTCGCTCGGCGACGGCAACACGGAGATCGGCACCGCCGACCACTACGCGCGCCGCGTCCTGAGCACCAAGGACCAGTTCCTCAAGGAGAAGAACCGGTCCTGGATGGACTGGTACGACGCCGACGACACCAAGCTCCAGGCGATGAAGGTCATCGAGCTGACCCTGCTCGAGGACATGGAGCAGAAGGCCCGCGAGCTCAAGAACGAGTCGCAGCAGGACGCCATCATCAACGGTGCGCTGATCCTCCTCGTCCTCGGTGTCTCCCTCGTCGGCGCCTTCGTCATGGCCCGCTCGATGATCCGCTCGCTGCGCCGCCTGCAGGACACCGCCACGCGGGTCGCCCAGGACCGCCTCCCCGAGCTGGTCAAGCAGCTGTCCGAGTCCGACCCGCAGGACGTGGACACGTCCGTGGAGTCCGTCGGCCTGCACACCCGCGACGAGATCGGCCAGGTGGCCGCGGCCTTCGACGACGTGCACCGCGAGGCCGTCCGCCTCGCCGCCGAGCAGGCCCTCCTCCGGGGCAACGTCAACGCGATGTTCACCAACCTCTCGCGCCGCTCGCAGGGCCTCATCCAGCGTCAGCTCTCGCTCATCTCCGAGCTGGAGTCGCGCGAGGCCGACCCGGACCAGCTGTCCTCGCTCTTCCGTCTCGACCACCTCGCGACCCGCATGCGCCGTAACGGCGAAAACCTCCTCGTCCTCGCGGGCGAGGAGCCGGGCCGCCGGTGGACCCGCCCCGTCCCGCTCGTCGACGTGCTCCGTGCCGCCGCGTCCGAGGTGGAGCAGTACGAGCGCATCGAGCTGGCCTCGGTGCCCGGCACCGATGTCGCCGGCCGCGTCGTCAACGACCTCGTGCACCTCCTCGCCGAGCTGCTGGAGAACGCCACCTCGTTCTCCTCCCCGCAGACCAAGGTCAAGGTCACCGGTCACGCGCTGCCCGACGGCCGTGTGCTCGTCGAGATCCACGACACCGGTATCGGCCTCTCCCCCGAGGACCTCGCCGCGATCAACGAGCGACTCGCGTCGCCGCCGACCGTGGACGTCTCCGTCTCCCGCCGCATGGGCCTGTTCGTGGTCGGCCGCCTGTCCCTGCGACACGGCATCCGCATCCAGCTGCGCCCGTCCGACTCGGGCGGCACCACGGCCCTCGTCATGCTGCCGGTCGATGTCGCCCAGGGCGGCAAGAAGCCGGCTCCGATGGCGGGCCAGGGTGGTCAGGGCGGCCCCGGCGGCGCTCAGGGCGGCCCCGGCGGCCAGGCTTCCGGTCCCGGTGCGGGCGCCCGTCCGCCCGTGGGCGCGGCTCCGCAGCGCGGGCAGGTCTCCGGTGGCGGCCAGCGCGCCGCCCTGCCGGGCCGCGACGGCGGCCCAGGCCAGCAGCGCCAGCAGGGCGGCCCGGGGGCTCCCGGCGCCCGGCCGCAGGCGGGTCCGACGACCGCGGGTCAGGGCCAGGGCGGCTTCGGCTCCGGCGCTCCCCTGGCGGGCCGCGGTCCGCAGGCCCGTCCGGCGGCCGCTCCGACCGCTTCCGGGCAGGGCGGCTTCCCGCAGGGCAACGGCTTCGAGCGTCCCCAGCAGCCCCAGCAGGCTCCGCAGCAGCGGCCCCAGCAGCAGCCGGCCGCCCCCGCGGCTCCGGCTTCCCGCGGCGGACGGCCGCAGCTGCCGCCGCGCGGTGGCGCCCGCCCCGAGCTCCCCGGTCCGCAGACCACCAGCTGGGGCGCCGACCAGGCCCGCGGCCACGACGAGCTCTCGGGCCCCGGCTCGACCGCCGAGTTCGCCCGCCCGGACTTCAACGCCCCGATGCCCCAGGCCGACAGCCTGGGCAGCACCACCGGGCAGTTCGAACGTCCGGACGTACGGGGCCCCCTGGACCCGTCCTCCACCGGGCAGTTCGAGCGCCCGGCCGGCTACCAGCCCCAGCGGCCCGGCGGCCCCGGTGTCGGCGGCTTCGCCCGTCAGCCCCAGGCTCCGCAGCAGCCGCAGGCGCAGGCGCAGTACCAGCAGCCGCAGGCTCCGCAGCAGGGCGGTGACTACGCACCCGTGGCGCCCCGGCGCCCGGAGGCGCCCGGCCTGCCGCAGGCCCCCCGGCCCGAGGCGCTGCCGCCGGCGCAGGGCTCCGGCGACGCCCGCAGCCCGATCTTCGACACGCTGGAGTCGAACTGGTTCCGCGAGGAGGGGCAGCAGCCCCCCGCGCAGGCACCGGCCGTACCCCAGCAGCCGCAGCAGTCCGCTCCGGCGGCCCCTGCTCCGCTGCCGCAGCGCGGCCAGGAGTTCGCGGCCGAGCCCGCCGCGGCGGCGACCGGCGCCATGCCGACCGTCAGCTGGAAGTCGTCTCCGAACGACGAGCTGATGCGGCAGGCCGAGCGCGTGCGCCAGCCCGCCGCCGGCGGCATCACGACGTCGGGGCTGCCCCGCCGGGTACCGCGGGCGAACCTCGTGGCCGGCACGGCGCAGCAGCAGGCCGAGGCGCAGGCCGGTCCGCAGGTCTCGCGGGCGCCGGACGACGTCCGCGGCCGTCTGACCAACCTCCGACGCGGTATCCAGCAGGGCCGTCAGGCCGGCAACAGTGGTCCGGCGACCGGCAGTTACCACATCGACCCCACTTACCAGCAGGAGCGATAG
- a CDS encoding nitrate- and nitrite sensing domain-containing protein — protein MRRSIASPADEPARGNFTPPPRAAASPVDVPVEPPVSSGSTSRFSPRNWRVPTRLNAILLVPALVGLVMGGFQVKGSVDTWNEAQDAEQIARVVQAASEYSQALLNERDLTAEPLLSGNANSEIVTKARGATDAAKVKFDQVVQDMPKNQGMERRLDLFRAEEPRLKDVREKAYLAAAESPKKNPPSSFGPIPTEEGYVAVQHYLMQFANELGLGTGNVTSYGRMVYAIQLAKAANSLQRSVGTHLLVRPSTNEDVRKAQLVAFSSYAYLEEIAQGEYVAAGTEEDVNRLREVMGKKSDEGAAKIAEAKRQAEQAGVRFVPPPVVNKSALTGMTEAIASGENKKKLAENGTNPQFWQAAATAKFDGYDEIEKELLDKAVKDAVAVSDEARTDAITNGAIVVVSLLAAFILAGLMARQMGRAMRRLRSAAFDIAEQRLPMLVDQLSRTDPGKVDTRVHPIPIDSQDEIGEVARAFDQVHREAVRLAAEQALLRGNVNAIFTNLSMRNQSLIEGQLTLITDLENNEADPDQLENLFRLDHLATRMRRNGENLLILAGEEPGRRWDQPVPLVDVLRAASSEVEQYERIELSGVSDAEIHGQAVTDLVHLLAELLENATTFSSPQTKVRVNATRLPDGRVMVEIHDKGIGLTAEDFADINHKLANPPTVDAAISQRMGLFVVGRLADRHSIRVQLRPSGEAAGTTSLVMLPDAITHGGGGEGIPDDDFTVSQIIPEQKAQLQAPLRTAAELGFDDSRYDQQGGDGQLDPVGRSLLAEERRAALKAQVSYPQDDQEYAEQAGQEYAEPQPEHGYQPYQGYEQQSEQGYDASYEAQQPQQGYEAYPQQGYAYPEAGYADGQQTGQGYDNGYESQAGQAEWPEQNTYSAGYQQDYGTESESPAVPERTAERVGFDRPGAAADTGHEMTGAGLPRRGSQQQRQSGRQEAESSGSLFEQRPPRQQQPAEAERAPEVKEASTGWRSGNDERWQQAAKLREPKAGGVTSSGLPRRVPKANLVEGAAETTPQGGPQVSRAPEDVRGRLSNLRRGVQQGRNAGSEQSSNSYDQER, from the coding sequence GTGAGGCGAAGCATCGCAAGCCCCGCGGATGAACCCGCGCGCGGCAACTTCACCCCGCCGCCGCGAGCGGCCGCGTCGCCCGTCGACGTGCCCGTGGAACCACCCGTGAGCAGCGGGAGCACCAGCAGGTTCTCCCCCCGCAACTGGCGTGTGCCGACCCGCCTGAACGCCATCCTGCTCGTGCCCGCCCTCGTCGGGCTGGTCATGGGCGGTTTCCAGGTGAAGGGCTCCGTCGACACCTGGAACGAGGCCCAGGACGCCGAGCAGATAGCCAGGGTCGTCCAGGCGGCCTCGGAATACAGCCAGGCACTGCTCAACGAGCGTGACCTCACGGCCGAGCCGCTGCTGAGCGGCAACGCCAACAGCGAGATCGTCACCAAGGCCCGCGGCGCGACCGACGCGGCCAAGGTGAAGTTCGACCAGGTCGTCCAGGACATGCCGAAGAACCAGGGCATGGAACGGCGTCTGGACCTCTTCCGCGCGGAAGAGCCCAGGCTGAAGGACGTACGCGAGAAGGCGTACCTGGCCGCGGCCGAGAGCCCCAAGAAGAACCCTCCTTCGTCGTTCGGGCCCATCCCGACCGAAGAGGGCTACGTGGCGGTCCAGCACTACCTGATGCAGTTCGCCAACGAGCTCGGCCTCGGCACCGGCAACGTGACCTCGTACGGCCGCATGGTCTACGCGATCCAGCTGGCCAAGGCGGCCAACTCGCTGCAGCGCTCCGTCGGTACCCACCTGCTGGTCCGTCCGAGCACCAACGAGGACGTCCGCAAGGCCCAGCTCGTCGCCTTCTCCTCGTACGCCTACCTCGAAGAGATCGCCCAGGGCGAGTACGTCGCCGCGGGCACCGAGGAGGACGTGAACCGCCTCCGCGAGGTCATGGGCAAGAAGTCCGACGAGGGTGCCGCCAAGATCGCCGAGGCCAAGCGCCAGGCCGAGCAGGCCGGTGTCCGCTTCGTGCCCCCGCCCGTGGTCAACAAGTCGGCACTGACCGGCATGACCGAGGCGATCGCCAGCGGCGAGAACAAGAAGAAGCTCGCCGAGAACGGCACCAACCCCCAGTTCTGGCAGGCCGCCGCCACCGCGAAGTTCGACGGCTACGACGAGATCGAGAAGGAACTCCTCGACAAGGCCGTCAAGGACGCCGTAGCGGTCTCCGACGAGGCCCGCACGGACGCCATCACCAACGGCGCCATCGTGGTCGTGTCCCTGCTCGCCGCCTTCATCCTGGCCGGTCTCATGGCCCGCCAGATGGGCCGCGCGATGCGCCGCCTGCGGTCCGCCGCCTTCGACATCGCCGAGCAGCGCCTGCCGATGCTCGTCGACCAGCTCTCGCGCACCGACCCGGGCAAGGTGGACACCCGCGTCCACCCGATCCCGATCGACTCCCAGGACGAGATCGGCGAGGTCGCCCGCGCCTTCGACCAGGTCCACCGGGAAGCGGTCCGGCTCGCCGCCGAGCAGGCGCTTCTGCGAGGGAACGTCAACGCGATCTTCACCAACCTCTCGATGCGCAACCAGTCCCTGATCGAGGGCCAGCTGACCCTCATCACCGACCTGGAGAACAACGAGGCGGACCCGGACCAGCTGGAGAACCTCTTCCGCCTGGACCACCTGGCCACCCGTATGCGCCGTAACGGCGAGAACCTCCTCATCCTCGCGGGTGAGGAGCCGGGCCGCCGCTGGGACCAGCCGGTGCCCCTCGTCGACGTCCTGCGCGCCGCCTCCTCCGAGGTGGAGCAGTACGAGCGCATCGAACTCTCCGGTGTCTCCGACGCCGAGATCCACGGCCAGGCCGTGACCGACCTCGTGCACCTGCTCGCCGAGCTCCTGGAGAACGCCACCACGTTCTCCTCCCCCCAGACCAAGGTCCGTGTCAACGCGACCCGTCTGCCGGACGGCCGCGTGATGGTCGAGATCCACGACAAGGGCATCGGCCTGACCGCCGAGGACTTCGCGGACATCAACCACAAGCTCGCCAACCCGCCGACCGTGGACGCCGCGATCTCGCAGCGCATGGGTCTGTTCGTGGTCGGCCGGCTGGCGGACCGCCACAGCATCCGCGTGCAGCTGCGCCCCTCGGGCGAGGCGGCGGGCACCACCTCGCTGGTCATGCTTCCCGACGCCATCACCCACGGTGGCGGTGGCGAGGGCATCCCGGACGACGACTTCACGGTCTCCCAGATCATCCCGGAGCAGAAGGCACAGCTGCAGGCGCCGCTGCGCACGGCCGCCGAGCTCGGTTTCGACGACTCCCGCTACGACCAGCAGGGCGGCGACGGCCAGCTCGACCCGGTCGGGCGCTCGCTCCTCGCCGAGGAGCGGCGCGCCGCGCTGAAGGCCCAGGTCTCCTACCCGCAGGACGATCAGGAGTACGCCGAGCAGGCTGGGCAGGAGTATGCGGAACCTCAGCCTGAGCACGGGTACCAGCCGTACCAGGGCTACGAGCAGCAGTCCGAGCAGGGCTACGACGCCTCGTACGAGGCCCAGCAGCCCCAGCAGGGCTACGAGGCCTACCCGCAGCAGGGCTACGCCTATCCGGAAGCGGGCTACGCGGACGGTCAGCAGACCGGCCAGGGCTACGACAACGGCTACGAATCCCAGGCGGGGCAGGCCGAGTGGCCCGAGCAGAACACGTATTCGGCTGGCTACCAGCAGGATTACGGGACCGAATCGGAATCCCCTGCCGTCCCCGAACGGACTGCGGAGCGCGTAGGCTTCGACCGTCCGGGTGCCGCTGCCGACACCGGTCACGAGATGACCGGAGCGGGCCTGCCGCGTCGCGGCAGCCAGCAGCAGCGGCAGTCGGGACGGCAGGAAGCGGAGTCTTCCGGATCCCTCTTCGAACAGCGGCCGCCGCGTCAGCAGCAGCCCGCTGAAGCGGAGCGGGCCCCGGAGGTGAAGGAAGCCAGCACCGGCTGGCGTTCGGGCAACGACGAACGCTGGCAGCAGGCCGCCAAACTCCGTGAGCCGAAGGCGGGCGGGGTCACCTCGTCCGGTCTCCCTCGGCGAGTGCCCAAGGCCAACCTGGTCGAGGGCGCGGCGGAGACGACCCCGCAGGGCGGCCCCCAGGTCTCCCGCGCACCGGAGGACGTCCGCGGCAGGTTGAGCAACCTGCGGCGTGGTGTCCAGCAAGGACGCAACGCGGGTTCTGAGCAGTCAAGTAACAGCTATGACCAGGAGCGTTAG